In Pelodictyon luteolum DSM 273, the genomic stretch GTATAGTAGCGACTGTAGAAGGATCCTTCGATCTGGTCGCGGAGAGCCTCCCGACGCAGCATGAGGTCCTTTTCAAAGACAATGTAGGGGATCGTCCGCGCGGCCTTCTCCCTGCCGACGAGGGCAGCGAGGTCCGCTTCGTTGCGGATGGGAGTCCTGCGGCGAGCGGAAAGAATAGCCTGGGCGTCGGTGTTAGTCAGCCAGGGCAGCTGGAGCAGGTCTTCGGCAGTGGCTTCATTCAACGGGATCTTCTGCCGCTTGAGATCGGCAAGGTCTTCAAGGAGGGGTTCAAGGTTGCCCTCTGGTTCGAGGGCACCGAAGACGGACTCGAGCTCGCCCGAATCAGCGGCTTCGGCGGCTTCGGCTGCCTCAGGCGGCCGGGCCAGAAGCACGATGAAAAGATAGCCGGCCATCACCCGCATGGCGTGACCGTTTTCCCTGTTGTGAAAAAGTCTCATTGCCATGGGGGTTAGTCCTGCGTGAGAAAAAATCTCAGGGGCTTCCGGCCAGATGGCGAAGCTGCTGCACCTCTGTGCGCGTAAGATGGCGCCACTGGCCGCGGCGGAGGTCACCGACCGTGAGACCTGCATAGGTCGGCCGATCAAGCCGCGTTACTTCAAAGCCGAGTGTCTTGAACATCCTGCGAACCTGATGGTTCTTTCCTTCATGTATGCTGATCCAGACCTGTGAGCCGTCTCCCATGATCTTGGCTTGGCACGGACTGACCTTCTCCCCGGTATCGCTCAGGCGCATGCCGCCCGTGAGGAGAGGAAGAGACGCCTGCGGGAACGGTGCGTCCAATACTGCAATGTACTCTTTTTTCACATTTGAAGAAGGGTGCATGAGTTTATTTGCCAGCATCCCGTCATTGGTGAGGAGAAGCACGCCGGTGGTCTTGCGGTCGAGACGGCCGACCGGATAGACCCGCTCGTTGACGTCGATGAAATCGAGCACCATCTCACGGTTCCGCTCATCACTGCTGGTGGTGATGACGTTGCGGGGCTTGTTGAAAAGGATGTATATCTTCCTGCCCTCAGGCTGGGCGAATTTCGATCCGTCGACAATCACCTCGTCCTTTCCCGGCACCACCTTCACGCCGGGCTCACTGGCAAGGACGCCGTTGATGGTAACCCGGCCCTCGAGAACCATCTGGTCTGCGGCCCTGCGCGAGGCAATGCCGCACATGGCCAGATACCGGTTGATCCTTACCGCCTCATTCTGTTTCTTCTCCACGTTGCTCCCCATCGGTTATTTCCTGTTCTCCGCCATCAAAGGGTTCCCCTCCGCTGTCCGGCTGTGTTAGATATTCCTGTTCCTCGTGTTCGCGGAGGATCTCCTTGATCTCGCGAAGTTTCGGCAGGTCTTTTGCTGATGAAAGATGAAACAGGTCGAGGAACTCTTTCGTGGTTCCATACTGCAGGGGCTTGCCGGGGGAATCGGCACGGCCCCGCACTTCGATGAGCTCGCGCTCCAGAAGGCGGTCTATGGCATAATCGGGGCTCACCCCCCGGATCTCCTGTATGGAGCTTTTTGTCACCGGCTGGTGGTAGGCGATGACGGAGAGCACTTCGAGAATGGAACGCGACAGACGGCGCCGGATTTTTGGCGACTCAAGCTTCCTCAGCAACTCCGCATACTCCTCCCTCGAAAGGAACCGGTAGCCGCCGGCGAGCCGGTGGATATGGAAGGTTCGCCCCGTTTCCAGATACTCGGCATTCAGCCGCTCAATGATCTCCTGCAGCTCGCCCGAGTCGAGGGAGGTACCGGTCACCTGCCGTATGGTCTGCAGGGTCACCGCCTCCTCGGAGGCGAAGATCACCGCTTCGATCTGTTGCTGCAACGCGAGTTCCTGCATCTCTCTCGGGGGGAATGCTTCGGTTGGGGGAACGGCTGCGGAACTACCTCTTGCGGGCCGTCGAAAAGTTGTGGTCGAGGCAGATGCCCTCTTCGAAATTATACCAGAGTTCCTGGCACGGGAAATTGCACTCGTAAAAGGCTTTTCCGATAATGACCGAATCGACTCCGCAGTACTGCAGACCGGCAAGGCGCCGGAGGTCCTCGGAATTGGTCACGCCGCCCGAGGCAGTCACCTTCATGCCTGCCAGTTCGGCAAAGCGCCTGGTGGTCTCGTAACCGACACCCTGGAGCATACCGTCGCGCGTGATGTCGGTGTAGATGATGCGCTCGATGCCCATGTCCTTCATCCTCTGGGCCAGCTCGAAGTCCTTCAGATTGGCGCTCTCGGTCCAACCCTTGATCTTCGGCACGCCGTTCACGGCATCGATGCCGACAACGATCTTCGATGCGCGCCAGGTTTTCATGAGTTCGCGAAC encodes the following:
- a CDS encoding pseudouridine synthase, translated to MGSNVEKKQNEAVRINRYLAMCGIASRRAADQMVLEGRVTINGVLASEPGVKVVPGKDEVIVDGSKFAQPEGRKIYILFNKPRNVITTSSDERNREMVLDFIDVNERVYPVGRLDRKTTGVLLLTNDGMLANKLMHPSSNVKKEYIAVLDAPFPQASLPLLTGGMRLSDTGEKVSPCQAKIMGDGSQVWISIHEGKNHQVRRMFKTLGFEVTRLDRPTYAGLTVGDLRRGQWRHLTRTEVQQLRHLAGSP
- the scpB gene encoding SMC-Scp complex subunit ScpB, giving the protein MQELALQQQIEAVIFASEEAVTLQTIRQVTGTSLDSGELQEIIERLNAEYLETGRTFHIHRLAGGYRFLSREEYAELLRKLESPKIRRRLSRSILEVLSVIAYHQPVTKSSIQEIRGVSPDYAIDRLLERELIEVRGRADSPGKPLQYGTTKEFLDLFHLSSAKDLPKLREIKEILREHEEQEYLTQPDSGGEPFDGGEQEITDGEQRGEETE
- the hisA gene encoding 1-(5-phosphoribosyl)-5-[(5-phosphoribosylamino)methylideneamino]imidazole-4-carboxamide isomerase codes for the protein MLIIPAIDIKDGKCVRLTRGDFSQQKIYLDNPLDMAIIWRKQNAKMLHIVDLDAALTGEMVNFERIRQIVEELDIPVQVGGGIRSADDVKRYLDMGVGRVVIGSAAVTNPELVRELMKTWRASKIVVGIDAVNGVPKIKGWTESANLKDFELAQRMKDMGIERIIYTDITRDGMLQGVGYETTRRFAELAGMKVTASGGVTNSEDLRRLAGLQYCGVDSVIIGKAFYECNFPCQELWYNFEEGICLDHNFSTARKR